In Aegilops tauschii subsp. strangulata cultivar AL8/78 chromosome 3, Aet v6.0, whole genome shotgun sequence, one genomic interval encodes:
- the LOC109751508 gene encoding probable protein ABIL1 isoform X1, with translation MQLQAPPSWVPGPDPARPAPTTFDEASMERSKSFVKALQELKNLRPQLYSAAEYCEKSYLHSEQKHIVLDNLKDYAVRALVNAVDHLGTVAYKLTDLYEQQVSEVSTVELKVASLNQQVLTCQTYTDKEGLRQQQMIGNATRHHKHYIVPTAGNKRMQAFSEMQTDAEFDLKPKPYPSEKTLFWHLASEKNTKTNGEHQSELGHGETKTTKPTSSGGFNLTGSAWCKAFGIIQFSRQPKRASNPKGSRPHQKYASCFLCQAQVRKDEKRLCSLISCKPVVCSCPPHHEVHATNSVHISYMTICILYVSV, from the exons ATGCAGCTGCAGGCGCCGCCCTCGTGGGTGCCCGGGCCCGACCCCGCCCGCCCTGCTCCCACCACCTTCGACGAGGCGTCCATGGAGCGGAGCAAGAGCTTCGTCAAGGCGCTCCAG GAGCTCAAGAACCTGCGCCCACAGCTCTACTCCGCCGCGGAGTACTGCGAGAAGTCGTACCTCCACAGCGAGCAGAAGCATAT TGTGCTGGACAACTTGAAGGATTATGCTGTCAGGGCGCTGGTCAACGCGGTCGACCACCTTGGCACCGTTGCCTACAAATTGACAGACCTGTATGAACAACAGGTTTCAGAGGTCTCAACTGTCGAGCTGAAAGTAGCATCCTTGAACCAG CAAGTCCTGACTTGCCAAACTTACACCGATAAAGAAGGCCTTAGGCAGCAGCAGATGATCGGAAACGCCACAAGACACCACAAACATTACATCGTACCAA CTGCGGGAAACAAAAGAATGCAGGCCTTTTCTGAGATGCAAACAGACGCCGAGTTTGACTTAAAGCCTAAACCTTATCCCTCAG agaagactcttttctggcacttGGCTTCAGAGAAGAACACCAAAACCAATGGAGAACACCAATCTGAATTGGG CCATGGGGAAACGAAAACTACTAAGCCTACATCCAGTGGTGGGTTCAACCTTACAG GATCAGCCTGGTGCAAGGCATTTGGCATCATTCAGTTCTCTCGACAACCCAAGAGGGCGTCAAATCCAAAAGGCTCCCGTCCGCACCAAAAGTATGCTAGCTGCTTTCTTTGTCAGGCACAGGTCCGGAAAGATGAAAAACGTCTCTGTTCGTTGATCAGCTGCAAACCTGTAGTTTGCTCCTGCCCGCCCCACCATGAAGTACATGCAACGAACTCAGTCCACATCTCTTATATGACTATTTGCATCTTGTATGTTAGTGTCTAG
- the LOC109751508 gene encoding probable protein ABIL1 isoform X2, with protein sequence MQLQAPPSWVPGPDPARPAPTTFDEASMERSKSFVKALQELKNLRPQLYSAAEYCEKSYLHSEQKHIVLDNLKDYAVRALVNAVDHLGTVAYKLTDLYEQQVSEVSTVELKVASLNQQVLTCQTYTDKEGLRQQQMIGNATRHHKHYIVPTAGNKRMQAFSEMQTDAEFDLKPKPYPSEKTLFWHLASEKNTKTNGEHQSELGHGETKTTKPTSSGGFNLTGKELSVSPLPKRLQSNVSSSDIVTRNIGMKDQPGARHLASFSSLDNPRGRQIQKAPVRTKSMLAAFFVRHRSGKMKNVSVR encoded by the exons ATGCAGCTGCAGGCGCCGCCCTCGTGGGTGCCCGGGCCCGACCCCGCCCGCCCTGCTCCCACCACCTTCGACGAGGCGTCCATGGAGCGGAGCAAGAGCTTCGTCAAGGCGCTCCAG GAGCTCAAGAACCTGCGCCCACAGCTCTACTCCGCCGCGGAGTACTGCGAGAAGTCGTACCTCCACAGCGAGCAGAAGCATAT TGTGCTGGACAACTTGAAGGATTATGCTGTCAGGGCGCTGGTCAACGCGGTCGACCACCTTGGCACCGTTGCCTACAAATTGACAGACCTGTATGAACAACAGGTTTCAGAGGTCTCAACTGTCGAGCTGAAAGTAGCATCCTTGAACCAG CAAGTCCTGACTTGCCAAACTTACACCGATAAAGAAGGCCTTAGGCAGCAGCAGATGATCGGAAACGCCACAAGACACCACAAACATTACATCGTACCAA CTGCGGGAAACAAAAGAATGCAGGCCTTTTCTGAGATGCAAACAGACGCCGAGTTTGACTTAAAGCCTAAACCTTATCCCTCAG agaagactcttttctggcacttGGCTTCAGAGAAGAACACCAAAACCAATGGAGAACACCAATCTGAATTGGG CCATGGGGAAACGAAAACTACTAAGCCTACATCCAGTGGTGGGTTCAACCTTACAG GTAAGGAATTGTCCGTGTCTCCTTTGCCCAAGCGTCTGCAGTCGAATGTGAGCAGCTCGGACATTGTTACGCGTAACATTGGCATGAAG GATCAGCCTGGTGCAAGGCATTTGGCATCATTCAGTTCTCTCGACAACCCAAGAGGGCGTCAAATCCAAAAGGCTCCCGTCCGCACCAAAAGTATGCTAGCTGCTTTCTTTGTCAGGCACAGGTCCGGAAAGATGAAAAACGTCTCTGTTCGTTGA
- the LOC109751508 gene encoding probable protein ABIL1 isoform X3, whose translation MQLQAPPSWVPGPDPARPAPTTFDEASMERSKSFVKALQELKNLRPQLYSAAEYCEKSYLHSEQKHIVLDNLKDYAVRALVNAVDHLGTVAYKLTDLYEQQVSEVSTVELKVASLNQQVLTCQTYTDKEGLRQQQMIGNATRHHKHYIVPTAGNKRMQAFSEMQTDAEFDLKPKPYPSEKTLFWHLASEKNTKTNGEHQSELGHGETKTTKPTSSGGFNLTGKELSVSPLPKRLQSNVSSSDIVTRNIGMKPGARHLASFSSLDNPRGRQIQKAPVRTKSMLAAFFVRHRSGKMKNVSVR comes from the exons ATGCAGCTGCAGGCGCCGCCCTCGTGGGTGCCCGGGCCCGACCCCGCCCGCCCTGCTCCCACCACCTTCGACGAGGCGTCCATGGAGCGGAGCAAGAGCTTCGTCAAGGCGCTCCAG GAGCTCAAGAACCTGCGCCCACAGCTCTACTCCGCCGCGGAGTACTGCGAGAAGTCGTACCTCCACAGCGAGCAGAAGCATAT TGTGCTGGACAACTTGAAGGATTATGCTGTCAGGGCGCTGGTCAACGCGGTCGACCACCTTGGCACCGTTGCCTACAAATTGACAGACCTGTATGAACAACAGGTTTCAGAGGTCTCAACTGTCGAGCTGAAAGTAGCATCCTTGAACCAG CAAGTCCTGACTTGCCAAACTTACACCGATAAAGAAGGCCTTAGGCAGCAGCAGATGATCGGAAACGCCACAAGACACCACAAACATTACATCGTACCAA CTGCGGGAAACAAAAGAATGCAGGCCTTTTCTGAGATGCAAACAGACGCCGAGTTTGACTTAAAGCCTAAACCTTATCCCTCAG agaagactcttttctggcacttGGCTTCAGAGAAGAACACCAAAACCAATGGAGAACACCAATCTGAATTGGG CCATGGGGAAACGAAAACTACTAAGCCTACATCCAGTGGTGGGTTCAACCTTACAG GTAAGGAATTGTCCGTGTCTCCTTTGCCCAAGCGTCTGCAGTCGAATGTGAGCAGCTCGGACATTGTTACGCGTAACATTGGCATGAAG CCTGGTGCAAGGCATTTGGCATCATTCAGTTCTCTCGACAACCCAAGAGGGCGTCAAATCCAAAAGGCTCCCGTCCGCACCAAAAGTATGCTAGCTGCTTTCTTTGTCAGGCACAGGTCCGGAAAGATGAAAAACGTCTCTGTTCGTTGA
- the LOC141042926 gene encoding uncharacterized protein — MTDSDASSDEEYGPTELDQMIQDEFFDSSDSDKEVDMIMLMSMQEEMDRQVEHILNFKGSIKGRRVINRDRVSGAKLLHNDYFAPTHVFPDDPWFRRRFRVRKPLFLRIVDGVEAHDDYFKLRRDCCGQLSFSAKRKCTAALRMLALGTAADVVGEMVRMEESTCLKTTVKFARVVVEVFGPEYLREPNAQDTEKLLAIGEARGFPRMLGSIG; from the coding sequence ATGACGGATTCCGATGCTTCGTCGGATGAGGAGTATGGCCCGACGGAGCTTGACCAAATGATTCAAGATGAGTTCTTCGATTCGTCGGACTCGGACAAAGAAGTGGACATGATCATGCTCATGAGCATGCAAGAGGAAATGGACCGGCAAGTGGAGCATATTCTCAACTTCAAGGGCTCAATCAAAGGGAGAAGAGTGATTAACCGGGACAGAGTGTCCGGAGCAAAGCTACTGCACAATGACTACTTTGCTCCCACACATGTTTTTCCGGATGATCCATGGTTTCGTCGCCGTTTTCGCGTGCGGAAACCATTGTTTTTGCGCATTGTGGACGGAGTGGAGGCACACGACGACTACTTCAAGCTGAGAAGGGATTGTTGCGGCCAACTCTCTTTCTCGGCCAAGCGGAAGTGCACGGCTGCTCTGAGGATGCTTGCACTTGGTACTGCTGCAGACGTCGTTGGTGAGATGGTCCGGATGGAGGAGAGCACGTGCCTCAAGACTACTGTCAAATTTGCTCGTGTCGTGGTTGAGGTGTTTGGACCAGAGTATCTCAGAGAACCAAATGCGCAGGACACGGAGAAGTTGTTGGCTATTGGAGAGGCAAGGGGGTTTCCAAGAATGCTCGGATCAATTGGTTGA